GGAGAACTTCTTAAATATCTTGCTTATTCTATTTGTTACAGTCGACTTCACAATAGAGGCAAATTTTCAGCTCATCAAAGGTTAACTTCGTGCAGCGTTCGTAATCGATGATTGGCTCGAAAACTTGATTCTGCACTACCGTAAACCccttattataaattaatagtacAATAGTCctctttaaatttctatggttttcaaaataattaatatgattCGTTCGTGACATCTACTTAAAAAATATGACACATCAATTTCAGGATTTTCTATACTTACGATTGTAATCAGAGCTACAAAATCTATATTCgcagataaaaatatatactgtCATATTCATAGAATTactttattgtaattaatttcaacaatcaacttcaaaattgaaagtatCGATTTAAGTCAGAAATGTGAGAATACTTTTCCTCGTCTATCGTGCTGAATTTGTTCTAATTAACTCGAATACGAACTTCCTTGATTCATTTGGACCACTCCCGAATGACAACTTCCTTGCGGGACAGGAGCCTTTACCCAAAACAACAGACACGGGGATGGCTGTCGAGAGGATAATGCAGGCCACCTGCCGATAGAGCAGCCTACGAGGGAAAGGGGAGGATGCGccatgaatatttcaaccCCTGTAAGTGTCTCACGCCGCGACTACAGAAGCTGTTTCAAGTTTAACGATGCGCTTCTAGTTTTAGCCCCTACAGCCCCCTCAGTCCACggtcgataatttatttttaccatatACGCATGGACGATCGTTCAGAATATCCCACCGACAAACAATCCAATCACATTCATCTTTTATTGTTATTGATCAAATCCTCGATGTCTTAAAAGCgaccataaataaataaagttaaattcaGGAGTACCgtcgtaatttttctttgcatatAAACCAAGGTAAGCAATAAAACATTTGATGATTCCGTTTCCCATCGAATCTAACATTCGTCCAAATCAATGAATTCCCAGTGAATCCATCATTCGTGCAACCcgtatcaataaatataaaattaacagtttactgaaaatagaaaacatagAAGCTCTACCAAATAATCatattaacgaagaaaattgagcGTCAATCGGTGAGTTACATGTGCGGTTTCCTAACATGATTTCTGTGGTCATAAATTCGTATCTTCCCTTCTTCACAGCCAGCATCAGTCATCCGTTGATATCTATACAATGTTCCAGGTCGCAAATTCAAATCCTCAATGTCTTAGAAGTCGCCATAAACAAGTCAAGCTACATTCGAGAGTATCGTCGTAATTTTCCTCTGAATATAAACCAAGGAagcaataaaatgtttcatgacTCCGTTTCCCATCAAATCTAACATCCTTCCAAGTCAACGAATTGCCAACGAAGATGCGCGGCGCGATTCGCTCCCGAATTCAAAATCCAAGGagaaaaggagaagaagaggaaaatgTACGATCGATATAAAACATGAATCGAGGAGTGAGGAAAACGCCAAGGCGCAGCCTAGTAAATACTGTATGAAAATATACGAGGACAGTTTACTACGCACACGCGTCAGGCGTATAAAGAAGACTGAAACTGCGACGGAAACGTGGTGCGTATTTTTATCCATATAGGAGCTGCTCGTAATTCCTCGTGGAAcgcgaaaaaggaaagaagtaGGTTGGAGCGTGACTTTTAATCTCGTAACTTGCTCCCAGTAAAGCGGACGATTTGCAGTGACAAAAAGAACTCGCGTGGAGCTGCATTCGCAATAAATGTACGTATCACCATAAATGTTCCGCATTCTCGATTATTGCTACTTATTTTACGACTTCCGACATTTCCTACGACGTTTACGAAATGGGATCACACTCAGAAATGTATTTCAGTCGGATTTATATTACGAATTATAAATGAACGGTGTGTATGTTATAATTCGTACCAACTGTTGGCGACCACGATAGGAAAGATTACGGAGGCAAATAATACTATTCTTAAATAAGAGCCACCGGGCCAAAGAAGGTTGAGAAACACTTCCACGTGTGACATGGCATTTAGTACAACTGCTGAATTGATCAATTCCAGAACAACAGAATTTTACgctactggaattaaaaaattgacagCTCGCTGGGAAAAACGTATAAATTGCAATGgatttatatatacagtttGAAAACCGACATTATTGTCCTGCCAACCTAATAATTCAACAGAAGAAAAAGTGTACACCATAAACCTAATTATTTGTCCTAATTCGAAATTATACACAACGgtaatatcaaattaattaaattatttgaatttatcatATCTTCATTATATTCCTTGATATTGATTTGACCCATCACCTTGCATTCGAACAAATGAATAACAAATcttagttatttattaaatataactttatttttagctcgcttgaaaaatataagttCCATCTAGTCGATCGAATGATCCAGTCTTCCATTCTTATTAATCAACCCTCCCAAAAATAGTACTCAATCTTacgatcgaaattaattacaatctcCATCTCCAGACACAAGAATAGAATTCAAAAGGTTCCTCCAGCCTCCACTTACAAGATCACGCTGCAGGGTCTTGGGGCTGAAGACCATCATGCGTCTCTGCTTCTTGATGAGTTTGCTGAGCCTCTGCGTTCTTTGAGCGCAGGTTAAAGGCTTCCCGGGGACATGGCACTCATCCTGGAGCTCGTCTTCAAGATCCTCGACGCTCTTTTCAAACGGCGGGCTGTGCCTAGGGGTCACCGTGCTTAGAGGCACAGCTTTGGCGATCAAACTCTCACTTCTCACGCTCCACGTGGACGCGCCGTATTTCTTCATATTCATCAGGTCGCCTATGCTGCCCCTGACGTAAAGATTCCCCAGCTGAAGGTTCGTCCTCGAGAAGGCTGGCGAGTGGGGAAGAGATTCGGAGCATTTCTCCGTGGATCTCACCACGTCCGGGAGGACTGGCTTGCTCTGCAGCTTGTCCAAGTCGGACAATGAGGAGCCTCGACGTATTCTAGGGCTGGGGAGCAGATTCTTCTTGGACAGTCTGTCCTTCTCGCGATTCACGCTCTTGGACGACAAGGACGACTTCATGGCGAAGAGGCCTGCCTTCAGGGGGAACAGCAGGGCCCATTCGATGGACTTCTCACGCGCCTCCATCGTGAACCTTTATCACTTCTTCgtctattaaccctttgcactcgaaggcttttttctggtatctaccagcaactcgagatgcttcctTAGCATTCTactgccacgaatgctaagctttgATTAAACTAATTcgagatttgaaaattaagtcACCTTTCAAGAGCAAAGAGGTAATACACAAGTAAGATCGAACAAAGCACTCATACACAGTCATCGTTTTTTAACCGATCCTCTAAGAGAAACACTCGATACCGTCCACGAGAAAAAAGAACCTTAAGACGTACTAGCCCACGATGGCATAGTTTCAGCAGCAACCGCACTCTAATTCACCGTGTCTCGCGTGGCAAACGACGCCATTAATGATACCATTATCCGGGCGATATCGCGGCATCCGGTCCGTCGCTTAAACGCTTCCGGTCAATCGGTTATCAAACTTGGGAAAGTTATAGTTCACAGAACGTGTTTCGCATTCCTGCGACAGCTATCCGATAGTTTCCCAACGGTCTCGCTCCGAACGTCCTTCGTCTGATACGTCTTCGAACTTCGCTGGCAACGACGTCAGAAATTTGTTGACAGAAGTAATTGTCCCTCTTTCTTTTAAGCACTCCGGCACGATGCAGGTACCGTCGACCAGTCTCGAATACGCGCAGCGTTCAACGCAGACCTCTTTGGATCTCGGGACGAAGCCGGAGAACAAGAAGAGCATCCTGCCTCTGGGAGCAGCGCGATCAGACTCTGTGACAGATCGCGCGGGAATTAAGGCAAAGGAGGTGGTCAGCCCCTGACGGACCTCTCGGTGATATTTTCACTTAAGTTAACACGACCCCCCGTGTAGATGTACCCTCTGCGCGCCATCGACAACACTTCCGTCTAATAAAAGCCTAATAACGATCGATATCGTCGCCCCGTGGCTTTCTCAGCTCTCCGCGAGGCGTGTGTGCCGATTCTTCCTCACGGTTCGTGAACCTTTCACCCTTGCGGAGAGAGTGGAAAAAGGGAGAGAAAACCTTTCCTCTCGGTTCGTATCGCTCGGCCGACGTCCAGTGAACAAATACGATACAGAAAGATGCCAAGTTCGTACGCGATGACGGACTGGCGATGATAACACGAACGACAGGGGGTGGGGGGTCGAGACCTTGGCGCTGAAGGTGATACCACTAACTCTGTCTGGCTGCCAGTCGACATACGGGCTTCCGATTGCGGTTGGGCCGACTGGCCTACATAGATTGCGGCCCTGCGAGGTCCTATCGcggaaaaaataatgttttcgtTCGGAGCAAGGGAACGTGACCTGACTAACGAAACGGATTAGTTTCACGGCCTTCCTTCTGGATTCTTGCCTCGAGCGATTTGGGCACAGTGTGTCACCGGTTTTTGGGGCACATGCGACGATCTGCGTCGCCTACGCAATATGCGTACAGTAGGGTAACGAATGTGGAGGAAGAGGGTTGAATATGGGTGAAGTGGGAAGGAAGAATTCAGAATGTGTGGCTGGAGGATTTCGGCATTGAGGATTTTCAGCATCGAAGGCGTGGCATTTAGAATTACAGTGCTTGTAAATAAACCATGATCTATATTTCTGATAGAAgtatctatttaatttaaaatttgctctgtaataattaaaaataaaatactcgcGATACAGtacaagtaaatttaatttaactcaCCTTCATTCGAAAcgaagtattttattaaacgttcaCAACTATTTTACTACAATAAGTGGTGTCCATCTTTTCAAAGAACAGAGTTCCTTCATGGATTTGGTTTGAGGCGAACGTTCTTCTTGAATTCTTTAGCTCGAAGATATCAAGAAGAAATCGACACCTTTCACCGGTACGTCCGTAATCATTCATCAATAACGTATTACCATTTCTCGAAGCAAAGAGCAGATACGTGCGGAGTGTTCAAGTGAGAAGTACCCGAGGGGATCAAAATAAAGTGCAGATCGAGCAGAGTCCAAGAATAACAGAGTAGATCTTTACGGGAGCGATAAAACGGAACGGTGCTCAGGGAATTCGTCAAATATGAAGTAACGTCAGTGAAACCCGGGTCTAGATACGATATAAAATGGCGTCTACGCGTGAGTGCCGTTTTAGGGAATCGGAAAGAATGGAGTATAAAGGTAGCAGCCGCTGACGTCTGTGAGCTCTTGCAAATCGCTCCACTCTCGGGTTACAGGTAACAAAGAGCCTCTCAGACAAACGGTTTTCCCAGTGGTTCTTTCTAGTGGCGAAGGAAATAAGGCGGCTATGCATTATCCCCTGTGATATAATACCAACCGCCATAACACGGAAGCGAACTCGATTCGTCGTGAAATGGAAGTTAATGAGATCTTTGAACGTTTTCAGTGGAAAGCAGTTCTGTAAAACAGCGCTTGGACACTGACGATGGCCCATATCTTCGAGAGGAAGCTTATCCGAACGCATCGCTCTTTTCGCTGAACGCAATCTGTACGCTTAAGAGAAGAAGGgaagtttaataaaacatagaCGAGATGGACCACTTGGTGGTTTAGTAGACAAGAGTGGTCTTGGTTCGAACTTTTTCGAGCTTTCAGATTTACTTCACTTATGGTTTCATCAATCTTACATTCTTAGACAAGTGCGAAggtatcatttatatttttcctattctcaactttttcattatttgcATCTGATGATATTACtgactcgttaaaaaattgttttacaaatacaatttatcagaaaatatTCCGACATATTTGTCTgtattaatactttttaattatattcttcatCTTCTTAAATTTCAGTATTGAATCTGATATATCAGAATATCccgtttataaataataaataaaaggattTCTTTAGGTTATATTTGGTATCATCCGCAAGTGACACGGAGTATCTCagattttcgaatttaaaatatttcgtaccTTCCTACTAAAAAACAAACTCCGTTCTCATTTCAAAAAATCCTTCACAAGCATCACATCTCATTTAATAAACCACCTACGCCGTTTCAAAGAAGACTCCTCATTAAATCGTAGAACagaatcataaataaaaatcaacgtcGCAAGACGCAACATCGAGCGCAGTTGAGTCTGCACCTTCAGGATCGATCTTGGAAATGCAAATTCCCGCATCCATCTGCAACTGCAGCATGCGGTACAATTTTGAACGCCGGACTGCGCGAGCAAACAGTCGTTGTCGCAGTCCTAACTTCGTCCCCCGCTGTTGGCCCAGGcgaatttccattttccatttcagGGGTGAGTTTCCCGGTCCCGGTAATCGACTACGGTGGCTCCCAGGAGCGCGCCAGGTGCGTACTTATGGGGCCATGATTGGGCGACAAGGCTGCGTTAATGGAAGTTTCGTGTCAGTCGCTGTTAATCCTCCACTCGTCGCTCTCCGGAGCCATTTTCAAGGTGACTGGCCATACCCGATAGCGCCGACTTTATTCCTTTCGACGACACAGGCTTCGATTTCGAAATCTCTccgttcttttatttttcttcccctTTTCAGATCGGATCGCCTCGATTCGACTTGTTTTCGTTCGCCTCGCTGATCGTATCCATGCATACGTGTTGATAATCTCGTATTTCTCCACGTGATAGTCCATAAAACTTTTAATGAACATTCGTTGTACAGTTCTAATGGCTCGTAGAGATAACGACGGCACCGTTCGTTTCCAACGCGATATCGCCCACGCATTACTCG
This portion of the Hylaeus volcanicus isolate JK05 chromosome 4, UHH_iyHylVolc1.0_haploid, whole genome shotgun sequence genome encodes:
- the LOC128875022 gene encoding uncharacterized protein LOC128875022, which codes for MEAREKSIEWALLFPLKAGLFAMKSSLSSKSVNREKDRLSKKNLLPSPRIRRGSSLSDLDKLQSKPVLPDVVRSTEKCSESLPHSPAFSRTNLQLGNLYVRGSIGDLMNMKKYGASTWSVRSESLIAKAVPLSTVTPRHSPPFEKSVEDLEDELQDECHVPGKPLTCAQRTQRLSKLIKKQRRMMVFSPKTLQRDLVSNYIRSISWEILSIQRAKSSVAGEFYLRTMLCL